One segment of Bombus pascuorum chromosome 6, iyBomPasc1.1, whole genome shotgun sequence DNA contains the following:
- the LOC132908302 gene encoding inositol oxygenase: MSAKTLAQPQRQTIMDPSDKYRPETVYAGKMESEFRDFSEDSSDPVKERVRRTYEKMHANQTVEFVKSRMKEWLRFDKAKMTIKDSLIKLNDLVDESDPDTSLPNIVHAFQTAESIRKEHPDMDWYHLTGLIHDLGKIMAFYGEPQWAVVGDTFPVGCAWADSIVYRATSFEDNPDGKNTRYNTKYGMYEPKCGIDELLMSWGHDEYLYRVLVHNNSKLPKQALAMIRYHSFYPWHAGGDYMHFCTDEDLEMLKWIKDFNKYDLYTKSGEVPDIEKLWPYYEKLIDKYIPGVLEW, from the exons ATGTCGGCCAAAACGCTC GCACAGCCGCAAAGGCAAACCATCATGGATCCTTCGGACAAGTATCGACCAGAGACTGTTTACGCGGGAAAAATGGAGAGCGAGTTTAGGGATTTCTCCGAGGATTCGAGCGATCCGGTAAAGGAGCGTGTTCGAAGGACCTACGAAAAGATGCACGCTAATCAAACCGTCGAATTTGTAAAGT CTCGCATGAAAGAATGGCTGCGATTCGACAAGGCCAAGATGACTATAAAGGACTCGTTGATCAAGTTGAACGACTTGGTGGACGAGAGCGATCCGGACACCAGTTTGCCAAATATCGTTCACGCTTTCCAAACTGCAGAATCTATCAGAAAGGAACATCCCGACATGGATTGGTACCACTTGACCGGGTTGATTCACGACTTGGGCAAG ATAATGGCGTTCTACGGTGAACCACAATGGGCAGTCGTGGGTGACACGTTTCCCGTGGGATGCGCTTGGGCTGATTCTATCGTCTACAGGGCAACCAGCTTCGAAGATAATCCGGACGGTAAAAACACTCGATACAA CACGAAATACGGTATGTACGAACCAAAGTGCGGCATCGACGAGTTACTGATGTCCTGGGGTCACGACGAATACTTGTATCGCGTCCTGGTACACAACAACAGCAAACTACCGAAACAGGCATTGGCTATGATTCGTTATCATTCGTTTTATCCCTGGCACGCGGGTGGCGACTACATGCACTTTTGCACCGACGAAGATTTGGAGATGCTGAAGTGGATCAAAGACTTTAA TAAATACGATCTGTATACCAAGAGCGGCGAAGTCCCGGACATCGAGAAATTGTGGCCCTATTACGAGAAATTGATCGACAAGTATATCCCAGGTGTATTAGAATGGTGA
- the LOC132908236 gene encoding splicing factor, suppressor of white-apricot homolog isoform X1, with translation MQDIHSKESHRPSDLGTKGLKIMVAGLSNVLIPQPTSGLLAIGHVQCTRWNASRISRWKMATSKSQRWMVDSGILRKKNGEEEPQELLVFGYSCKLFRDDDKAKMIDQGKHLIPWMGDSTLKIDRYDGRGALGDLRIYEPPTGGFDHRTILTEDELKVEQLCDEERYRSLYNNEMEDAVHHEEEIKRLHQALDSENTYTQVAYDYNEEGNGSKIACDDSQSPKQSEGSQEEDQTFVPPPELEIPEGISLPETQKLNAIITKTALFISRQGGQMEILIKAKQANNPQFSFLSIDGRLHQYYRYILDAIKTGKYNPEKQPEKEESEHEEGSSDQDDEPYLHPSLASSLTKIEAAPSIPSIQYKPSADCAYSMLVNKITGKPPPSKALPLHRETTVQSTTSTGYYHPVPGQNYNPYSTSVTAMTATATTAATPVQYSHGPVIYGPNGQIQSPLQMAVPNLLTCTNEMSTTQITTNESQPQLVPYGSTSQKQLSRPSFIVPPADVQIIIDKMASYVAKNGRDFEAIVKNKGDPRFNFLELSHQYHGYYAHKLTIYEGAVNPKVLTEEELLQKQEPQEEKQKKLEELQKKQQRMEEVQKRVKMIQAKKKCEPRMKETTTTSTTTTTASSNTEGVKQVTTVSFSIKKPKDGDTGVIEKRNALPLEESDDEMEAESKDGNSKPSSPQDSNEQNSLIGVSVDKDGSGAWKSEKKWKNEEKELVDLTDEILEDCQKEIRHKQAEDRIKDKLVAAARDKLAATSRERQLQLERKKKAAAFLSQIQSSGLPKGSGTVATVANQVGTRKDDSDEVHSVPSPSPSPSLEDAKSSCDLRTSGGNSLMDRLKSADLTGKRSRPRSRSPSGSRSYTDRQKFHKKHKKKKSSHRSNHDSPSSSRSHRSKKSKKSSSKHRSPSQTSSRRHHHSARRKGSNSSYSDSCSS, from the exons ATGCAAGATATTCACAGTAAAGAGAGTCACAGGCCTTCGGATCTAGGGACAAAAGGATTGAAAATTATGGTAGCAGGCCTGAGCAACGTTCTAATCCCGCAGCCAACTTCAGGTTTATTGGCTATTGGAcatgtacaatgtacaagGTGGAACGCAAGTAGGATCAGTAGGTGGAAAATGGCGACATCGAAAAGTCAGCGTTGGATGGTAGATTCGGGGATTCTGCGTAAAAAAAATGGAGAAGAGGAACCGCAGGAGCTGTTGGTGTTTGGATATAGCTGCAAATTATTTCGAGATGATGACAAGGCGAAAATGATTGATCAAGGAAAGCATTTGATACCATGGATGGGCGATAGCACATTGAAAATAGACAG GTACGATGGACGAGGTGCTCTGGGGGACTTACGGATATACGAACCACCGACAGGTGGTTTCGATCATCGAACGATCCTGACCGAGGATGAACTGAAAGTGGAGCAATTATGCGACGAAGAGCGGTATCGGTCTCTCTACAATAACGAAATGGAAGATGCTGTTCATCATG aggaagaaataaagaggCTACATCAAGCTCTGGATTCAGAGAACACGTACACTCAAGTAGCGTATGACTACAACGAGGAAGGGAATGGATCGAAAATTGCTTGCGATGATTCGCAAAGTCCAAAACAGTCTGAGGGTTCGCAGGAGGAGGATCAAACTTTTGTCCCACCGCCTGAGTTGGAAATTCCAGAGGGTATTTCACTG CCAGAAACACAAAAGTTGAATGCCATCATAACGAAAACGGCGCTATTTATAAGTCGTCAAGGTGGCCAAATGGAGATTCTAATTAAAGCGAAGCAAGCGAATAATCCACAATTTTCCTTCTTGTCGATAGACGGACGGCTTCATcaatattatagatatatactGGATGCGATCAAGACTGGAAAGTATAATCCTGAAAAGCAGCCGGAGAAAGAAGAATCTG AACACGAAGAAGGATCATCCGATCAAGACGATGAACCGTATCTTCATCCGAGCTTGGCGTCGTCCTTAACTAAAATAGAAGCG GCTCCCAGTATTCCAAGTATACAGTACAAACCATCAGCGGACTGTGCTTATTCGATgcttgtaaataaaataaccgGAAAACCACCGCCTTCGAAAGCACTGCCGCTACATCGCGAAACCACGGTTCAATCAACAACTAGCACAGGATATTATCATCCTGTGCCAGGACAG aattataacCCTTATTCGACTTCGGTTACTGCGATGACTGCAACGGCTACAACGGCTGCCACACCTGTACAATACTCTCATGGTCCAGTAATATACGGACCAAACGGGCAGATACAGTCACCATTACAAATGGCTGTACCGAACTTATTAACATGTACGAATGAAATGTCGACGACACAAATTACAACGAATGAGTCACAGCCACAATTGGTACCGTACGGATCCACATCTCAGAAACAATTAAGTAGACCTTCGTTTATCGTTCCACCGGCGGatgtacaaataattatagataaaatGGCGAGTTACGTGGCGAAGAACGGTAGAGATTTTGAGGcgatcgttaaaaataaaggagATCCGAGATTCAATTTTCTGGAATTATCGCATCAGTACCACGGTTATTACGCGCACAAACTGACAATATACGAAGGTGCGGTAAACCCGAAAGTATTGACAGAGGAAGAGCTGTTACAGAAACAGGAGCCGCAAGAAGAAAAGCAGAAGAAACTGGAGGAATTGCAGAAGAAGCAACAAAGAATGGAGGAAGTGCAGAAGAGAGTGAAGATGATACAAGCGAAAAAGAAGTGCGAGCCAAGGATGAAAGAAACGACTACGAcatcgacgacgacgacgacggcgtcGTCGAACACCGAAGGAGTGAAACAAGTGACGACAGTTtcgttttcgataaaaaagcCAAAGGACGGGGATACCGGGGTGATCGAAAAACGAAACGCACTGCCACTGGAAGAGAGTGACGATGAAATGGAAGCCGAGAGCAAAGATGGAAATTCAAAACCAAGCTCGCCGCAAGATTCGAACGAACAGAATTCGCTGATCGGTGTTTCCGTGGACAAAGATGGCAGTGGAGCGTGGAAGTCGgaaaaaaagtggaaaaacgaggaaaaggaGTTGGTGGACCTTACGGACGAGATTCTGGAAGACTGTCAAAAGGAGATTAGGCACAAGCAGGCCGAAGATAGAATCAAGGATAAGCTAGTTGCTGCAGCACGTGACAAACTGGCTGCTACTTCGAGAGAAAGGCAGCTTCAAttggaaaggaaaaagaaagcgGCAGCGTTTTTAAGTCAAATACAGAGTTCCGGTTTACCTAAAGGTAGTGGAACCGTAGCGACTGTCGCGAATCAGGTAGGAACGAGGAAAGACGATTCGGACGAAGTACACTCCGTTCCGTCGCCATCTCCATCGCCGTCGTTGGAGGACGCAAAGTCCTCTTGCGATTTAAGGACCTCCGGTGGGAACTCTTTGATGGACAGGCTCAAGAGCGCGGATTTGACCGGCAAAAGATCTAGACCGCGATCGAGGAGTCCAAGCGGGAGTCGAAGTTACACAGATAGACAAAAATTTCACAAGAAacacaaaaagaagaaaagttcTCACAGAAG CAACCACGACAGTCCGAGCAGTTCTCGATCGCATAGATCCAAGAAGAGCAAGAAGTCTTCGTCCAAGCATAGGTCACCGTCGCAAACGTCATCTCGAAGACATCATCACAGTGCGCGACGAAAGGGAAGCAACTCTTCGTACTCGGATTCGTGTTCATCCTGA
- the LOC132908236 gene encoding splicing factor, suppressor of white-apricot homolog isoform X2 — translation MEDAVHHEEEIKRLHQALDSENTYTQVAYDYNEEGNGSKIACDDSQSPKQSEGSQEEDQTFVPPPELEIPEGISLPETQKLNAIITKTALFISRQGGQMEILIKAKQANNPQFSFLSIDGRLHQYYRYILDAIKTGKYNPEKQPEKEESEHEEGSSDQDDEPYLHPSLASSLTKIEAAPSIPSIQYKPSADCAYSMLVNKITGKPPPSKALPLHRETTVQSTTSTGYYHPVPGQNYNPYSTSVTAMTATATTAATPVQYSHGPVIYGPNGQIQSPLQMAVPNLLTCTNEMSTTQITTNESQPQLVPYGSTSQKQLSRPSFIVPPADVQIIIDKMASYVAKNGRDFEAIVKNKGDPRFNFLELSHQYHGYYAHKLTIYEGAVNPKVLTEEELLQKQEPQEEKQKKLEELQKKQQRMEEVQKRVKMIQAKKKCEPRMKETTTTSTTTTTASSNTEGVKQVTTVSFSIKKPKDGDTGVIEKRNALPLEESDDEMEAESKDGNSKPSSPQDSNEQNSLIGVSVDKDGSGAWKSEKKWKNEEKELVDLTDEILEDCQKEIRHKQAEDRIKDKLVAAARDKLAATSRERQLQLERKKKAAAFLSQIQSSGLPKGSGTVATVANQVGTRKDDSDEVHSVPSPSPSPSLEDAKSSCDLRTSGGNSLMDRLKSADLTGKRSRPRSRSPSGSRSYTDRQKFHKKHKKKKSSHRSNHDSPSSSRSHRSKKSKKSSSKHRSPSQTSSRRHHHSARRKGSNSSYSDSCSS, via the exons ATGGAAGATGCTGTTCATCATG aggaagaaataaagaggCTACATCAAGCTCTGGATTCAGAGAACACGTACACTCAAGTAGCGTATGACTACAACGAGGAAGGGAATGGATCGAAAATTGCTTGCGATGATTCGCAAAGTCCAAAACAGTCTGAGGGTTCGCAGGAGGAGGATCAAACTTTTGTCCCACCGCCTGAGTTGGAAATTCCAGAGGGTATTTCACTG CCAGAAACACAAAAGTTGAATGCCATCATAACGAAAACGGCGCTATTTATAAGTCGTCAAGGTGGCCAAATGGAGATTCTAATTAAAGCGAAGCAAGCGAATAATCCACAATTTTCCTTCTTGTCGATAGACGGACGGCTTCATcaatattatagatatatactGGATGCGATCAAGACTGGAAAGTATAATCCTGAAAAGCAGCCGGAGAAAGAAGAATCTG AACACGAAGAAGGATCATCCGATCAAGACGATGAACCGTATCTTCATCCGAGCTTGGCGTCGTCCTTAACTAAAATAGAAGCG GCTCCCAGTATTCCAAGTATACAGTACAAACCATCAGCGGACTGTGCTTATTCGATgcttgtaaataaaataaccgGAAAACCACCGCCTTCGAAAGCACTGCCGCTACATCGCGAAACCACGGTTCAATCAACAACTAGCACAGGATATTATCATCCTGTGCCAGGACAG aattataacCCTTATTCGACTTCGGTTACTGCGATGACTGCAACGGCTACAACGGCTGCCACACCTGTACAATACTCTCATGGTCCAGTAATATACGGACCAAACGGGCAGATACAGTCACCATTACAAATGGCTGTACCGAACTTATTAACATGTACGAATGAAATGTCGACGACACAAATTACAACGAATGAGTCACAGCCACAATTGGTACCGTACGGATCCACATCTCAGAAACAATTAAGTAGACCTTCGTTTATCGTTCCACCGGCGGatgtacaaataattatagataaaatGGCGAGTTACGTGGCGAAGAACGGTAGAGATTTTGAGGcgatcgttaaaaataaaggagATCCGAGATTCAATTTTCTGGAATTATCGCATCAGTACCACGGTTATTACGCGCACAAACTGACAATATACGAAGGTGCGGTAAACCCGAAAGTATTGACAGAGGAAGAGCTGTTACAGAAACAGGAGCCGCAAGAAGAAAAGCAGAAGAAACTGGAGGAATTGCAGAAGAAGCAACAAAGAATGGAGGAAGTGCAGAAGAGAGTGAAGATGATACAAGCGAAAAAGAAGTGCGAGCCAAGGATGAAAGAAACGACTACGAcatcgacgacgacgacgacggcgtcGTCGAACACCGAAGGAGTGAAACAAGTGACGACAGTTtcgttttcgataaaaaagcCAAAGGACGGGGATACCGGGGTGATCGAAAAACGAAACGCACTGCCACTGGAAGAGAGTGACGATGAAATGGAAGCCGAGAGCAAAGATGGAAATTCAAAACCAAGCTCGCCGCAAGATTCGAACGAACAGAATTCGCTGATCGGTGTTTCCGTGGACAAAGATGGCAGTGGAGCGTGGAAGTCGgaaaaaaagtggaaaaacgaggaaaaggaGTTGGTGGACCTTACGGACGAGATTCTGGAAGACTGTCAAAAGGAGATTAGGCACAAGCAGGCCGAAGATAGAATCAAGGATAAGCTAGTTGCTGCAGCACGTGACAAACTGGCTGCTACTTCGAGAGAAAGGCAGCTTCAAttggaaaggaaaaagaaagcgGCAGCGTTTTTAAGTCAAATACAGAGTTCCGGTTTACCTAAAGGTAGTGGAACCGTAGCGACTGTCGCGAATCAGGTAGGAACGAGGAAAGACGATTCGGACGAAGTACACTCCGTTCCGTCGCCATCTCCATCGCCGTCGTTGGAGGACGCAAAGTCCTCTTGCGATTTAAGGACCTCCGGTGGGAACTCTTTGATGGACAGGCTCAAGAGCGCGGATTTGACCGGCAAAAGATCTAGACCGCGATCGAGGAGTCCAAGCGGGAGTCGAAGTTACACAGATAGACAAAAATTTCACAAGAAacacaaaaagaagaaaagttcTCACAGAAG CAACCACGACAGTCCGAGCAGTTCTCGATCGCATAGATCCAAGAAGAGCAAGAAGTCTTCGTCCAAGCATAGGTCACCGTCGCAAACGTCATCTCGAAGACATCATCACAGTGCGCGACGAAAGGGAAGCAACTCTTCGTACTCGGATTCGTGTTCATCCTGA
- the LOC132908237 gene encoding beta-1,3-galactosyltransferase 5-like, with protein sequence MIAMCQLLHLRSRSLRTLILGLICLTFYAYYRTTLYDVPQYTVPRNICRPASLEIYKQRSNTSIEIHIGTLSKNDSPELSVIDPYSVQNANLSNALITTQSTSSSSQTANVSIVVSKQSSEKPPTQMDKVVNETKAVSVLPNEYSARAIYEAGHMVPIPEKCPNFGKEMDLVIIIMSAPTHLEARMAIRQTWGHFGQRSDISILFMLGATTDSKVETILRKEQKTYNDVIRGKFLDSYSNLTLKTISTLEWVDSYCSKVKFLLKTDDDMFINVPRLQAFTIKHAKEKNVIFGRLAKKWKPIRNKKSKYYVSQAQFKHAIFPDFTTGPAYLLSSDIIRKLYDAALDQTYLKLEDVFVTGIVANKLGIKRTHANEFLNKKISYSACNVQRGISIHMVKYSEQFDLWKKLLDGKSKCK encoded by the exons ATGATCGCCATGTGTCAATTACTACATCTTCGTAGTCGCTCTTTGCGAACCCTTATTCTAGGATTGATCTGTTTGACTTTCTACGCGTATTATCGTACGACTCTCTACGATGTTCCTCAGTATACTGTACCACGAAACATTT gTCGACCTGCATCTCTGGAGATTTACAAGCAACGATCAAACACCAGCATAGAGATTCATATAGGAACTTTGTCCAAAAATGACTCTCCAGAATTATCTGTCATTGATCCTTACAGTGTACAAAATGCTAATCTTTCCAATGCTCTGATTACTACACAGTCAACATCTTCTAGTTCTCAAACTGCGAACGTATCGATCGTTGTTTCCAAGCAAAGCAGTGAAAAACCACCTACGCAAATGGACAAGGTTGTCAACGAGACCAAAGCAGTCTCTGTGCTTCCCAATGAATACTCTGCGCGTGCTATTTACGAAGCTGGCCATATGGTACCAATACCAGAGAAATGTCCAAATTTTGGTAAAGAAATGGATctggtaataataataatgtctGCGCCAACTCATCTAGAGGCTAGAATGGCAATACGACAAACATGGGGTCATTTTGGTCAGAGAAGCGATATTAGTATCTTGTTCATGTTAGGTGCAACTACGGACTCCAAAGTGGAAACAATTTTGAGAAAGGAACAAAAAACTTACAACGACGTAATACGGGGAAAATTTCTAGATTCGTATTCTAATTTGACGCTTAAAACAATTTCTACCCTCGAATGGGTAGATAGTTATTGCTCCAAggttaaatttcttttaaagactGATGACGACATGTTTATTAATGTTCCACGTTTGCAAGCTTTCACGATTAAACATGCAAAAGAGAAGAACGTAATATTTGGCAGACTAGCCAAAAAATGGAAACCAATTAGGAACAAAAAGAGCAAGTATTATGTATCTCAAGCACAGTTTAAACATGCCATCTTCCCAGACTTCACCACCGGACCAGCGTATCTTTTATCCAGCGATATCATACGTAAGCTGTATGATGCTGCGTTAGACCAAACATATCTTAAACTTGAAGATGTTTTTGTGACTGGTATAGTTGCAAATAAACTGGGTATCAAAAGGACGCATgctaatgaatttttaaataaaaagatatcatATAGTGCGTGTAATGTTCAACGAGGTATAAGTATTCACATGGTCAAGTACAGCGAACAATTTGATCTTTGGAAAAAATTACTCGACGGCAAAAGCAAatgtaaatga